The Lactuca sativa cultivar Salinas chromosome 2, Lsat_Salinas_v11, whole genome shotgun sequence genome includes a window with the following:
- the LOC111920387 gene encoding growth-regulating factor 7, producing MGCFLFSLILDLIKQTEMAATLGFPFTAAQWMELERQAMIYKYMVASVPIPYELLLPIIQNLPSLASQLKYSTKQDLEPGRCKRTDGKKWRCSRDVAPNQKYCERHMHRGRPRSRKHVELFKNPTTNNSRIRLPNPTSQLSTHSNHCRVLGSTILPSATEAPLFLDSNMHSKTVNNRGLDWSLDVEYEQQWRQIMQTSCSIFNSDFGNFTDFGTPRRDFITDKTSVVKDSSTLDLSMAMGLGLGLGKHERDLGLVSPVSCGTAPGGPLAEVLIPGPSSVAVGSNPTSPYPTGSDSISVSPAATTVSSPCGVLQSQRTMLSLSDGSVCNSPTLASTPTDIVAFQWFT from the exons ATGGGGTGTTTCTTATTCAGTCTCATTTTGGATTTGATTAAACAGACAGAGATGGCTGCAACATTGGGGTTTCCATTTACAGCTGCTCAGTGGATGGAACTCGAAAGACAGGCAATGATCTACAAGTACATGGTCGCCTCTGTTCCTATTCCTTACGAACTTCTTCTACCCATCATCCAAAATCTCCCTTCAT TGGCAAGCCAGTTGAAGTATTCAACGAAACAAGATCTGGAGCCCGGGAGGTGTAAAAGAACGGACGGCAAAAAATGGAGGTGTTCAAGAGATGTGGCGCCTAATCAGAAATACTGTGAGCGTCATATGCACAGAGGACGTCCCCGTTCAAGAAAGCATGTGGAACTTTTTAAAAACCCAACAACAAACAACAGCAGGATTCGTCTTCCAAACCCAACTTCTCAGTTATCAACTCACTCCAATCATTGTAGAGTTCTCGGATCTACAATTTTGCCTTCTGCCACTGAAGCCCCTTTGTTTCTTGATAGTAATATGCATTCCAAAACTGTTAATAACAG GGGTTTGGATTGGAGCTTGGATGTTGAATATGAGCAACAATGGCGACAGATTATGCAGACAAGTTGCTCTATCTTCAATAGTGATTTTGGGAATTTTACAGATTTCGGGACCCCAAGAAGAGATTTTATCACCGACAAAACCAGTGTTGTTAAAGATTCGTCTACTCTGGATCTGTCAATGGCtatgggtttgggtttgggtttgggaaaGCATGAAAGGGACTTGGGGTTGGTAAGCCCTGTTTCTTGTGGCACAGCACCCGGCGGCCCACTGGCGGAGGTCTTAATACCAGGACCAAGTTCGGTTGCGGTGGGTTCAAACCCTACCTCTCCATACCCCACCGGATCCGACTCGATTAGCGTTAGCCCAGCAGCAACAACAGTGTCGTCACCATGTGGGGTTTTACAGAGCCAGAGGACAATGCTATCACTCTCCGATGGCAGTGTTTGCAATAGTCCAACTCTTGCATCTACACCTACAGACATTGTCGCATTTCAGTGGTTCACTTGA